A segment of the Nomascus leucogenys isolate Asia chromosome 1a, Asia_NLE_v1, whole genome shotgun sequence genome:
GGGACTAGAgatgaaaaggaagaagggaacttttattattttttgaatttgtaCCCTCTTGTGAGTTTttttatacaacattttaatgtattactttcataaataacaattatttaaaaataaactaaccaAGATTATAGAGAAAAACTCCTGAGTTTTTCCTAATACAATGTAATACAAATGCTAATGCCAATACAAAACtctaacagagaagaaaatgataaacttttaattttatgaacTTATTAATATTGatgcaaatatatgtaaattaatttgGTAGTTAAGTAGAAGATTGATGTGATTTGCCCAAAAAGTTTATTCCTAGAAGACAAGGATATCTCTACATTAGGAAATAAATTCATACGATTGTACATATTAACAAATCAATTAGGGAAAAAAGCCACAAtcatttgaatggacagaaaagtcAACGTTCTTTTCTGATTAATAAAACCtacaataaaagacaaatagaaGTCTATATTTTTAACATGATAAAAGTAGTTGAAACATGTATCACAAAATTTAACTCCTTAATATATAAAGTGCTCTTacaaagcaacaagaaaaagATATACCCAGTAGAAAAATAATAGTAGGAGGCAAATCACCAATCAAGTATCCTCAAAACGTTAAACAATGTTcaattttattagtatttaaaGAAGTGGAAATATAAGCTATGAAATAACTTTAAGCTAATAGCTATTATATTGGCAATGATTAAAATGCTATACTCAGTATTGGTGAGGTTGAAATAAATGGGCTCTCTTATCTGACTAGGAGAGGtacatgttaataaaataattcaggaaggtaatttttaatatatttaaaaagtattaaaagtgCGTTTATCCTTTAATCTagaaatttcacttctaggagTTATAGCTAAAGAAATCACTTAAGATAAATGCTTACAAAATTTAGCAACAGGATgatcaaaacattacattttataatggaaaaacagaaataaaccaaATGTCTAACAGTAGAATAATAGTTATGTCAATTATGATAAATCTGTATAATACTATTCAACCATCAAAATTAATGTTGCACATGAATACTTGTTCATGTGGAAGATGTTTAAGATATATTAAGTGATAAAAGCAAGGCTTGAAGTAATGTAGCAGTAtgatcttatttttgtttaaattatctaATCTCTCTATCTATGTATCACCTATCTATCTATTTACCTACCAACCTActtacctacctatctatctgaAAAAGGCTGGAAGAATATTATGATGTTAATGTTAATTACCACTGGTtggtgttttttcatttttattattgtctaTTAGGATTATACATATTATTGTATATTattgcatattatttttcttttcaaacataaTATATTGCTTTtacaagaaaataagtaaatggtaTTTTAAGGTAAAGTAAATAGATGTGATCTCTTGTGTAAAGTATGAAAAAGGCTTAATAGGCTTTTTACAAGATAAATCCCACaattcaattagaaaatgaacacagaagaaaaatggaCTGTAGACAATTGCCAAAATAAAAACCGTTAATGACCTAGGAACAAGAAAAGTTCAACCTGactagtaatttaaaaaacaaaattaaaaagagattCTCTTTTTCTATAACCAAAGAGACAAAAGatttctaaaaaacagaaaattaattatCTGTGAAAGCAAATGTTTAGGACTATGAGATCTCTTGTACAATGTAGAAGTGGGAGTAATATTTCTGCAGAATATGAAAACACACAACAGAAGTGTTAATATTGTACATGCCATTTGGTCCAGACATTTCCTTTCTCTGAATTTTCATATAAAGAAATGTGGACCTGCACAAATAAGGATGTTAATTACAGCATTTTTTATAATGATGAAAATTGGAAAAAACCTAAATGCTCAAAAATACAAGATTCACTAAATTACAgtatatgaataaaatagaatattattccaaaattaaattgggtttttagaagaatatttaatgacgTGGAACAGGTTCGTAATATACTGTAAAACGAAAAGAAAGTGTTCTTTTTCTATTCCACCACAATAGCAGAGAATATGTTTTTGGGTGTCATGTGAAAAATACTCTGGCATCTTACCATGTTTGGTATTTGACCACTGAAAATGACTGCTGGTGCCTTACTGATGTCTGTCCTGGCACTTGGTAACAGTGACACTGTGAGTGTCTCTCTTTTGTCTACCTTTTTGAATGTATATGATGGTTCTAccatgaaaaaaatcttatttaaaaaagtaaacaatattGGTGAATAATGCATCTATATTCCTGTGATTCAGAACATTAGATCGAGCATTTAGGGAATAAGTCAGTGATCTTAACTTGAAAATGTAATTAGAactcatgaaaaaataaacatgtcaCCTATCAGATGTTTTGATTAACTTAAATTGATAATGCTGCAGTATACTTTTTTTGCTATTCATTAAAAAGACTTAGGAAGTTAATAGAATAAAAGATATAGAGTGTGCTTGAAACGACATGCAAATTACAAATCACTTCCACAGAGTTACTGAGGTCCAGTTATTGCTTCTATACTGTACAGAGGCTCAACAGTATAGTGGTTGAGGATTTGGCCTTTTTTGGTCAAAAAGTAGGCTCTGTTGCTGTGTGCGCTTGGGCCACTTGCACAATCTCTCTGTGACtgttggaggctgagcttgcagtgagccgagatcatgccactgcactccagcctgggcgacagagcgagactccgtctcaaaaacaaaacaaaacaaagcaaaactaaaatgtatataatgaTAGTACCAACATTACAGGGATGTTGTGAGGTTTAAGCTCATATATTTAAAGGCCTCAGAATACACATGGTAAGatttcaataaatgctagctgatattataatttttatgattattgTTACTCTATTTCCTGTCAGCCTGACTCTTATGTCTGTCTTTTACAACAAAACTTTATCAGTGGAGAAAGCCCAAAGCTGTCTTTGAATTTTGCAGAGCATACATGAAGCATCTAAAATAAGCCATGGATATCTATGCTAAAGTTCTAGACTTGCTGGTGGCCCTCTCCAACTTTTCTGCTTTGTTGGCATCTTGACTTTCTGATTTGGACACACGCTGCAACTTTATTCTTCATTCAGTCCTTTGGATGACGGTATCAGTTTCGGACTTAGaatcatgatttttatttaaagcacTTCTCTAGGTCTCAGTCCTAAATGCTGACCTCGCTGTTTATGAACCAGAACTGTGACTAAGGACCGCCTTACTGTTGTTGTATCCTATAGAATCTGTTCAGACCTGAAATGAGAGGAAGGCCAGATAACAGACAGGTGGGCAATGGTAGAGGTTGAGTCATTGGCTCTTGGATTGAAGGGAAGAGGATGTCAGCAGGAGGATTTTAGGAAGTGAAACTAATAGAAAATTGAGGATGAAAGAGAGGGCAAAGCCTAGGaaaatttctacatttttgtCTTGGTTGCCTGGAGACACCATGAATACGAAATGGCAGGTTTCCCACCAAAGATGTCAAGTTATTACATGAGGCAGATTTGGGGATTTCAGGCAGAGTTTCCCAGCAGACAGTGAAAATCTGCTTTCAAGAATTCACACCGTTCCTCCAATGCCCTAACTATCAATTAGTCTGAATTAAGATAAGCTGGTATAGAGTAGACTGttattttctcttccctgttTGTTTTCAGGAGAATTTGGGTTTATGCTATATCGGAAATAAACTCAGATCATGTATGGACTTAGATAAAGATGTATTGTGTGAGGGTCCACTGAGAAAAAATCTGAACCCCCAGGAATCTGAGTTCCagagctgctgcttttttttttaaaccgtGAAATACAACAAAATCAGTTAATACGTCATGCAGAAAGTTGTTAAGCAGAACGATATTAATTCTACAGCCAACTGAGTTTGTTTCTAAAAGGAATAGAATGTCAGAATGCACAGAAATATCAGTTTTGAAATAACTCAGCCACAAGTGTATCTTGTGAAATCCCGTATTACAAATTATGGTTTAAGAGATTTAAATAGACTCTAGTAGTAATATTAATAGGTGAGAATGTTGAAATGTGTGGCTTCAAAGGCAAATGCAGAAAAAATCGTAATACTTTGCAAAAGGCATATACATATCAATCTACAATGTTATTTAAGATGTTATTATTTCTACCAGAGTGTTTAttatatgaatgaaataaaaggaaaaaaatagctaaataactaaaaatggaCAGAAgtcctggaaagaaaaagaaataaagattaaagcAATGGAAAAGATACCAATacaattttcaaaggaaaagttAAATCAATAAGATACAAAAACATGTTTCAAGAAAACTGGCGGAATAAAATAAGCAGATTTAATTCATGACAAGCgcacaggaaggaaaaaaggagatgCACAGGACAGGAAAGGGAACTCAGAGTTACAGCCTTGCTGATTTGCTGTTTCATTCCTTAGAAACCCTCTATCAATAAAATATAACCACAACTCTGCagaatacaaacaaatataaaattatgcatTAAATGCAAGAAAGATTTAACAAAACACTAAGACTCGTCTTTGggtggagagagaatgagtggcttttccttctttttagttttctgtacTTCACCTAAGTGTCTTACATGAAGATTAAGCTACTTTCACAATGGACAGGAattaactcaattaaaaaatgaagctcTGAATCccatttcatattaaaatttaataagcaGAGCTTTACTCTGTGACCAGCTACTTTGGAAACCGAACAGGATGACATTCTTCCCTGTGCAGTGTGTATTACAAACCCTCATGAAGAAGAATAGTTGTCTCCATTATCTGACACATTTCCTAGCCTGTGTTTCCAATCACTGGCTTTCAACAGGTCCGTCTACCACATGGGTTTTGCACTGTCTTTGCTCTCCCTGGGAAGCAAACAACACGCTACTCATGTCTACTCTTACTCTTTCCTATGTGGGTCTTGTTGGGCCTCTGGTGTAGGATTCCCCTGGCTCACAGAGTCTGAGAGGAAACTGCAGCATTTTATTTGAAGGTCTTCAACCTTAGACACTCACAGTTCCCTCTGCCCTCTCACACATGCGTTCCAGAATTCGGTGAATACTGGTAAAACTGGGTCTGTCTGCAGGCAGCTTGCTCCAACATAGACGCATGAGATTGTACAGCTCCACGGGGCAGTTCTCAGGGCAGGAGAGGATGTTGCCATCTCGCACGTAGTAAATTACCTCCTCATGGGCCATCCCATAGTAGGGCTGCAGGCCATAGGAGAAGATCTCCCAGAGGACCACGCCATAGGCCCACACATCAGACTCTGTAGTGTAGCGGTTATAAAAAATGGACTCTGGTGGCATCCAACGGATAGGGATAGCGTCGTTCTCATTAGCTTTGTAGTAGTCTGCTGAGTAGATGTTCCTGGAGAGGCCGAAGTCGGCAATTTTCACCACCATGTTCTCGCCCACCAGGCAGTTCCTGGTGGCTAAATCTCGGTGAACAAACTTACGTTCTGAGAGGTAAGCCATGCCAGCTGCCACCTGCCTGGCAATGCAAAGCTGCTCAGCACAGGAGAGGGGTGGGGGTCCAGGGCTGGAGACCTGAGCCCTCATAGACAAGTCACTGTGACTGAGGCTGCACATGGTGTGAGGGGACATGCTGCGGAGGAACTCATTGAGGTCGCCATAGGCCATGTATTCAAAGAGCAGGCACATTGGCTTCCCGACAGCACACACACCTGGAACCAAAAGACCATCGTCTGTTAGTCTCAGTTTCTACAATGAAACAATGGAAAGAGCACTCCAAAAGCAAACGACCAGGTCAGAACATATGAAGCcctgttttttgctgttgttgtcatatgtttgttttttaatatttgtatccTTTTAATCACAACACAAAAGAGTCTCAGCTAGGACATGCACTCTGGGTAGTGGGGTTTCTGTCCCTTGGCTAAAGTTTTTGAGGACTTCCAGCAGAGCACTGTTGTCCTGGGCACTTGTCATAACTACATCATACATGGTGCATCAAGTACGTGGTGCATATAAGTACATGGTGTATCAGTTTTTTGGAGTGGCTCTTCTCTCTGAAATCTGGAGGCCCTGGTTTTTTGTTGACAGCACCATAGTTGAACCCTGACCCTGTTTCTCTGCCTAAACATCTCCTCTTTGCCTTTAAGATTCAGTTTATTTATCACTCTCCCTAGGGTGCCTTAGCTCCTGACCCTTCCAGTAACAGTTAGATTTTCCTACTATCATCCCTTCACAGACAACCTACCATCctattttataatcatttgaCTATTTGAGGTTTCTCCCCAACGTTTTAGCACTTTCAAAGGAGAGATTGAAccttattcttctttaaaaattcccCACGCCTACCATGTGTCTGGCAGAGCAGATGCCTCATAATGTTTGGTGAATTAATTTATGAATGGATGCTTGCTCTGAGTATGTAATGTAATTGCTGTCTGTTTCTGTTTACTTCTATGAAGGATGTTAATAAGAAAGATGTGTCAAGTTTGGAAACAATAACAAATACAATTCAAGTGTCTTAGATGAAGTATTTAAGTTGCTGcagtaaaacattttgaaatttaggTTTTACAATGTTCATGCTAccaaaaaagttaatataaataaagtCTTAGATTTAAAGCCAGAAGATCATTTTCAAATCTTAAAGTCTTGACATATTTGAGAGGGAAACTGGAGAACTTGGAATATTAGATAAGATGGGCATAATTTCCCATCATCTTAAAAATAGATTACTAGATCTATTGGGTTTTTTCAGGCAAAAGTTAAAAGTATCTGTTtgaaaaagaggagaaatgagGAATACTGCTATCTTGCCTTATTTATTTTGgcattaatttttaattccaAGGACCTCAATTAGCACGTTTCTATaaactaaagggaaaaataaagaaataccaaCTGGATAATACTTAGAAGTTTCTTCTGTGGGATCCTTTTTGGATAATCTTTAGTTAACAGGGACTTACCTATCTCATCAACTGGCTTTACCATTGTTATGCTGGTTgagttgatttaaaaataatttcttctactggaaaaaaatgacaaactatttctctgagaaataaaaaaatttttgaactaagtttatataatgaaattttccactctgataaagaaaatattatataaaagatTTCTACTTTGTgattattatgaacaattatatatacatgtatagatataatttacaattatatatgtatacacatttatttaagacCTTGAAATGTTTTCTATATTGTAATTACTCGAACCCAACTCTTAGCTGGGTCTTCAAAATGGAATAATTATTGAGGGGTAGACTGTGTTTTATTCATCCTTGTAACCTTGGGTCTAATACTACACATGGCTCACTATGGGTTTTCAATATATgttgatgggtggatggatgaattaaTGGATAGGTGGATACATGGATGGACTTaaggatgaatgggtagatggatgggcaTAAGAAAACCTCATGCCTAGCCCAAGCCATGTCTTTAAACTTTAGCATGACATCTTCGATGAATAATCTCACCTGATTGTTCTACTGTTTGCTCCACTGCCAGAATATTCCGTAAGAGTCTACAATATTTAATGCCTACTCCCATTCTAAAATTCTgcatatttctttaattatacCATTTTTCCCAATTTACGACAACGAAACCATTATCCACTAGGATTTCAATAAAAGGGAATCAATTTTTAAGATACAAACATGTTCAGTAACTGGCTGatgtttcaaatatataaaacaaagtagATTTCTTTTATTGATACAAGTGAATTTTATGGATTTTCCCAATTCCCCTTTCTTCCACTGTTGTCATCTTATTTCACTTGGGATTAACTTCCAAGAAACTATGAGAGTAGTGGAATCACTTGCATGAATGATTACTGCTTATGTATACTTGATAAAAAATAGAACCTGTGTTCATTGGATATTCAAATGGAATTTAGATATAGCATTTAACAAATGGCAACATAAGTTTCAGTTCTTGTTGGacaataaaaatgagagaaaactcCAAGTAGTGATGTCTAAGCATGCTACTGTGGTTAAATTGGAAAATTGTACATAGTTTCTGTTTGAATCAATTTCAGGAATTCAGAATGTTATAAACTGTATATGAATACAGAGTCAACATTGTAAGAAAACTTGAAATAGGAATAGCTTGATAATCTTgaaaatatgcatgtatatatgtttgtttaatgaataaatgtacACTATTTGAGAAAGTAAATAAGGAGGGCAGGGGGCAGAAGCCAGATTCAGATTTTTGTGTGATGAAGAAAGAATACATGAATGTTTAGGAGTTGAAGAAATGGAAGAAGTATTTTCAAGATGAATTGTCATGTACTgaatatcatttattcatttattgaacaaatatttatagagtaccTACAATGTGCCAGAAACTATTCGAGATACTACTATAGAAAttcttgattttaatatttatctagATTCCTTCCAATATCCTGATCACTAAATTACTTTACTTCCCTTCCTTAGACCTCTGCCCAACTTCAGCTAATCACTCACATTGTCATACCCCTGACTTTGTCATTCCATACATTTGTATACCTCCCATAATCTCATTTTCAGTTACTCTATTTGCTGTTCATCACTTCCTCCCTTTTTCACCCTAGTTCACTGCCTCGACTGCCCTAACTCTAAAAATCCTTTGACCCCACTGAAGCTTTTAATCTATTGATCCTACCCCCTTTTAATGATCCCTACTTTCTTCAGGTTTTGTCTTCCTTCCTTAAACAGCTTAAGTTCCTTGATCAATCATAATAATCACTCCTTTGCATACACCTCTCTTATTTGCCTCAATTTAACTTCAACTTACTTGTGTGGCAAAATACTAATTCTGGTAAAAGTTAACTCCTCATTAACGAGTCTATGCCCATCTGGTGGCATTTGGATGAATACACAACCATGCTGACCAGTCTCATGTTAAATGAGTAATCTCTAATTTCAAGTAAGCTTTTAATGTTCTTGCCAATCATACTATATTTCTCTagtccattttatattttatgtaaaaatggaTTTTCTTAGATGAcgatttatttcttctcttccctcaaaTCTTCAACTCTTCTCCCATTCCTCACTCTCAGATGAGATCTTGATTCCTACCTCACAGAGAAAACTAAATCAATCAGAATAGACTGTCTACAATCTCCAGCCAATTCTCTCTTATTACCATGGTTGATCTGAGCATTCTCTTAACAAAGGCCAATCCATCCAACAGTGCCAAGATTCCATTCCCTCTCACGTTCAAAGATGTTACTTCCACTATTTGCAAACACTGTCATCAATTTTTCTCTTTACTGGATCATTCTCATTAATTTACAAGTGTGCTATTACTTCCACATGAAAGGAAGCATGCCTCTTTCTGCCCCCttcagctctatccatgttccttGGTTCACCTTTATAGCAAAACAAGTCGTATAtactttttctccaaattttctcttccttttcttttgagctcACTTACATTTTTTCTTGCCCCCAACATTCCTAAGAAACCTCTCTTCTCGGGGTTACCAGTGAACCTCCATGTTTACAAATTCAAGGTCACTTTCTAGTCCTTCTCTCACTAGACTTAATGCATATGACACGCTCACTTTCACctatttaaaatacttcatttgACATCTAGGACACCACACTCTCTtgatttctatttcattggttgctcgtttttagtttgtttttcttgttcatCTCTTCTTTCTCACACTAAATACTGGAATGCTCCAGGCCTTGGTCCTTGGACCTCTTCTCTGTTATGGCTTGCTTTTTCCATACTTAGGTGTCTTGCCCAacctcatggctttaaatactcTATATACTACAATAGCCTTGGATTCATGTCTAACCAGATCATCCTTTTTGAACTCTAGGCCTCCATACCCACATGCCTCCTTAACTTCATGTGGATCATGTGGATGTTGAATAAGCATCGccaaaaaacacttttttttttttttcagatggagtctcactctgtcacacaggctggagtgcaatggcacaatcttggctcactgcaacctcctcctcccaggttcaagcaattctgcctcagcctcccaagcagctgggattacaagcgtgtgccaccacgcctggctaatttttgtatttttagtagagatagagtttcaccatgttggccaggctagtctcaaattcctgacctcaggtgatctgctcgcctcggcctcacaaagtgttgaaattacaggcgtgagccatggtgcctggacGAAAACCACATCTTTAAATGAATTCCCACTCTCTCCACTAAAGGAACCTGTTCCTCCTGAGTATTCCTCAACTCAGCCAATGGCACCTCCATTCACTCATCTGCATAGCCAAATACTTCCATACTATCtttggcttttctctttttttgcacaTCTCATATTTGGTCTGTCAGCAAATTATTTGGCTCTACTTTCAAATTACAGATGAAAGAGAATCACTTTTCACGATCTTCACTACCACCACCTGGTCCATGCCACCATCTTCTCTTGCTGCATCGTCGCAATACCTGTTTACTGTCTTCCTGATTTTATTGCTTCCCTTCATGCAATGCTcaagaaagcagccagagaagaTCTGAAAAAATGTGAGTTGTGTCATGTCATGTCTTGGCTGAAACTCTCCATTTGTTTCCCAACTTAGATTAAAAGCCAATGTTTTTAATAAGGCCTGACAGGACCTGCCCACCTCCCCCACTACCTCTCTGATCTCATCTTTGATAACTCTCCCCATctttcactctgctccagccacattcATCTCCTTGCTATTCCTCAAGCATGCCACATCTGCTTTCACCACAGTACCTTTGCAAATGCTTCTCATTCTTTTTGGAATGTTCATTTCCAAGATATCCACACTGTTATTCCCTTGCCTCTGCCAGgtctttatataaatgtaatattttcacTGAAGTCTTCAAACATTGTAGCTCACATTCCAACTTCTCtgctttaacatttaaaaaagtctATGGAACTTAATATGCAGCATcccatgtttttgtgtgtgtttttttttattatctgtctcctcaTATAGAGTGAATGTATGCTCTATGagagcacagatttttttttcttccttttttaaagatggaatctcactctgtcacccaggctgtggtgcagtggtgcgatcttggcttactgcaacctctgcctccccagtgtaagcaattcttgtgcctcagcctcccgagtagctgggattacaggcccacaccaccacacccagctaatttttctatttttagtagcaatggggtttccccatattcttcaggctggtgtcaaactcctgacctcaagtgatccgcctgcctcggcctcctaaagtgctgagattacaggcgtgagccactgttcccagccgaGAGCACagatttttgaaagttttattaaTTGCTGTATAATTAATACAaactaaatatttgtaaaatttatgtTGAATTTATGAATCTGGGAATAAACTGGAACTCAACAATGAACAGAAAAGATACAAATCACTGCTCATGACATTCTAGttagggaagaaagaggagaaacaaaataagtaaaatatatagactCCAATATTGATAAATTTTGTGATGGAGAAGCAGTATTAATTTTTTACAATGgggacattttaaacatttttataaataataaggaGGCAGCAAAGACAGAGACAAATTGAAGTGATGAATTTAAAGAGGGATTGTCCATTAAGCCGTGAACGTCCTACAGGGTTGGGATAGACCAAGGTGAAGAAGCTAACTTTGAAAAGGAGCAGAAACATCTCACTGatcaaggagaaaaggaaaaagcataaacaagggaagaaaaacttgaaaagcCTCTGTTTTCTGATGAAATACATATCCTCACTTGTTTTTTCATACCTAAGAGCTTCACAATGTTAGGGTTGTCAAATTCTGCCATGAGGGCTGCCTCCctctgaaagtccgcttgcatATCTGCCGAGGCTTCTTCTTTGAGCATCTTTACTGCCACCATAGTGAAAGGTTCATAGGGAAGTAAGCCTGGTGCCCTGAGAgatacatttattgaaaaagaaaccaaagatcTTGGACATCATACATACCCCCATTATACCTACCCACATTTATACATATCCTCCCACCTCCCGTGTGTAAAAGGCTGGTTAAGTCTCATGCAGCCTTTCCCAGAGCTACCGAATCAAAGAAAGACAACATACTTAAAACTCCTTGATGTCAACTAATAAAAGTCACTGGTGTTATTTTCAACAATTTCAAACAATGAAGTTTGAAAGATGCATTATTTACCAATTATAGGAATTCTAAAGTATACACCCCCAATGGGATTATCATTGCCATCctaacctttttaatttttttttttttttggagacagagtctcactctgtcatccaggctggagtgcagtggcatgatctaggctcactgcaagctccacatactgggttcacaccattctcccgcctcagcctcccaagtagctgggactacaggcacccgccaccacgcccggctaattttttgtatttttagtagagacagggtttcaccatgttagccaggatggtctcgatctcctgaccttgtgatatgaccacctcggcctcccaaactgcagggattactggtgtgagccatcgcgcctggccacatCCTAACCTTTTAATCTTTGTCCAGAGTCTAAATTCCATGACGTAGGAACTATGGCTTACTCATTTTTGTACCCTCCATTGAGCCTAAAGTGGTGCCTTGCAAATGTTGGTTTCCAAGACATATTTGTGTGAGATTTTCATTATTCATGTAACCTCTATGCCAGGGCCACCATGAGTGGAGATTAAGTTGTGTCTTGCCCGAGAGCACTAGGCCAAAGTGCCAGTTGGAGATTAAAACCAAATTCATATTCTCTGGCTCAGCTGTGTGTCTGTGGAGCCACATCCATGCAGCAGAGGGGGTATTTTATTACAATTCACACAAAGGTGATACATAGGCTAATATTGGCCCTAATACATACTCCTTTCTTGAGctcattgttttataaatttttgcctttttattccttttctgtttGTCATTTCATGAATATCTACTTAATATCTACACATTCTATTATAATGTAAggagttattatttaaaacaatgtaagaaattatgattaaaaatatttggtaaattcTTTCctgaaaaggaaatattattgAACTATATTACTAATttcttgtaatttaaaaattgtagaagTGAAGATACATTTACATCTCCTATAAATTACCtattttaaatgcaataaaatatattatctccATATATGCTTTTCCAGCAAAGAGGGGAAATTAAGATTTGAAGTGTATTATGCAATACAAGTAAGATTAATGATGTAAAGAATtaactagtttttctttttctttttctttttttttttttttgaaacagagtcttgctctgtcacccaggccg
Coding sequences within it:
- the MUSK gene encoding muscle, skeletal receptor tyrosine-protein kinase isoform X4; translation: MEEKTHRGLYRSEMHLLSVPECGKLPSMHWDPIACARLPHLAFPPMTSSKPSVDIPNLPSSSSSSFSVSPTYSMTVIISIMSSFAIFVLLTITTLYCCRRRKQWKNKKRESAAVTLTTLPSELLLDRLHPNPMYQRMPLLLNPKLLSLEYPRNNIEYVRDIGEGAFGRVFQARAPGLLPYEPFTMVAVKMLKEEASADMQADFQREAALMAEFDNPNIVKLLGVCAVGKPMCLLFEYMAYGDLNEFLRSMSPHTMCSLSHSDLSMRAQVSSPGPPPLSCAEQLCIARQVAAGMAYLSERKFVHRDLATRNCLVGENMVVKIADFGLSRNIYSADYYKANENDAIPIRWMPPESIFYNRYTTESDVWAYGVVLWEIFSYGLQPYYGMAHEEVIYYVRDGNILSCPENCPVELYNLMRLCWSKLPADRPSFTSIHRILERMCERAEGTVSV